A window of Pedococcus aerophilus contains these coding sequences:
- the tatC gene encoding twin-arginine translocase subunit TatC produces the protein MAFRRVRNPDGRMTLGDHLRELRRRLLIAAIALVIGAIGGWYLYDPVYEHLTRPLVEIATERGDGNSIALNFAGLTAAFSQRVSIAIFVGVIVSSPVWLFQLWAFVVPGLTKKERNISLAFIAATVPLFLGGCWFAYQTLPKAVQLLISFTPDGAVNYPEAALYFSFVTRFILVFGGAFLMPVFLVALNVVRVLPASVMRRTWRPAFVVIFVFAAIATPTPDPFTMFLLAIPLCVLYLAALGVSTLLDRRRAKDRPEWAEQELSDDEASTL, from the coding sequence ATGGCGTTCCGGCGCGTCCGCAACCCCGACGGGCGGATGACGCTGGGCGACCACCTGCGCGAGCTGCGGCGCCGGCTGCTCATCGCCGCCATCGCCCTGGTCATCGGGGCCATCGGCGGCTGGTACCTCTACGACCCGGTGTACGAGCACCTCACCCGTCCGCTCGTCGAGATCGCCACCGAACGCGGTGACGGCAACTCGATCGCGCTCAACTTCGCCGGGCTGACGGCCGCGTTCTCCCAGCGGGTGAGCATCGCCATCTTCGTCGGCGTCATCGTCTCGAGCCCGGTGTGGCTGTTCCAGCTGTGGGCCTTCGTCGTCCCCGGGCTGACCAAGAAGGAACGCAACATCTCGCTGGCGTTCATCGCGGCGACGGTGCCGCTGTTCCTCGGCGGGTGCTGGTTCGCCTACCAGACGCTGCCCAAGGCGGTGCAGCTGCTCATCAGCTTCACCCCGGACGGCGCGGTCAACTACCCCGAGGCGGCGCTCTACTTCAGCTTCGTCACGCGGTTCATCCTCGTCTTCGGCGGCGCGTTCCTCATGCCCGTCTTCCTCGTCGCGCTCAACGTCGTGCGCGTGCTGCCCGCCTCCGTGATGCGCCGGACGTGGCGCCCTGCGTTCGTCGTGATCTTCGTGTTCGCCGCCATCGCGACGCCGACGCCCGACCCGTTCACGATGTTCCTGCTCGCGATCCCGCTGTGCGTGCTCTACCTCGCCGCCCTCGGTGTCTCGACCCTGCTCGACCGGCGCCGCGCGAAGGACCGCCCGGAGTGGGCCGAGCAGGAGCTCTCCGACGACGAGGCGTCCACGCTCTAG
- a CDS encoding diacylglycerol/lipid kinase family protein, with product MSKRIGLVVNPTSGKNRGMSLGLEVAHRLRAAGHEVLDLSDESYAAARDRALGAIAQGIDVLAVVGGDGMAHLGIDLVAGTTVPLALIAAGTGNDIARGLGLPVHDPVHAADLVTTGVPRTIDAVRHVDAHGQPRWFGGVLGAGFDSLVNERANTWPWPRGQMRYNLAILRELPLFRAIPYAVTVDGVRHETRAMLVAVGNGPSYGGGMQVLPDARMDDGLLDVLVLHEISTPEFLKVFPKVFKGAHTSHPAVEVLRGREVTLEAAGIVAYADGERFAPLPLTVEVVPGAVTVLAPSPRRPGR from the coding sequence GTGAGCAAGCGCATCGGCCTCGTCGTGAACCCCACCTCGGGCAAGAACCGCGGCATGAGCCTGGGCCTGGAGGTGGCGCACCGGCTGCGCGCCGCCGGCCACGAGGTCCTCGACCTCTCCGACGAGTCGTATGCCGCCGCGCGGGACCGTGCGCTCGGCGCCATCGCGCAGGGGATCGACGTCCTGGCCGTCGTCGGTGGCGACGGGATGGCGCACCTCGGCATCGACCTCGTGGCGGGTACGACCGTCCCCCTGGCGCTCATCGCCGCGGGGACGGGCAACGACATCGCCCGCGGCCTGGGCCTGCCCGTCCACGACCCGGTGCACGCGGCGGACCTCGTCACGACGGGGGTGCCGCGGACCATCGACGCCGTCCGCCACGTCGACGCGCACGGCCAGCCGCGCTGGTTCGGGGGAGTGCTGGGGGCCGGGTTCGACTCGCTCGTCAACGAGCGCGCCAACACCTGGCCCTGGCCCAGGGGCCAGATGCGCTACAACCTGGCGATCCTGCGCGAGCTGCCCCTGTTCAGGGCGATCCCGTACGCCGTGACCGTCGACGGGGTCCGCCACGAGACCCGGGCGATGCTCGTCGCCGTCGGCAACGGCCCGAGCTACGGCGGCGGGATGCAGGTCCTGCCCGACGCCCGGATGGACGACGGCCTGCTCGACGTCCTGGTGCTGCACGAGATCAGCACGCCCGAGTTCCTCAAGGTGTTCCCGAAGGTCTTCAAGGGCGCCCACACCAGCCACCCGGCGGTCGAGGTCCTCCGGGGCCGCGAGGTGACCCTGGAGGCGGCCGGGATCGTGGCCTACGCGGACGGCGAACGCTTCGCCCCGCTGCCCCTGACGGTCGAGGTGGTGCCCGGCGCGGTCACCGTGCTGGCACCCTCCCCGCGCCGGCCCGGCCGCTGA
- a CDS encoding WYL domain-containing protein, whose amino-acid sequence MSAPETATARLTRLLTMVPWLVNRQGIDTEQAAAELGITVEQLDADLRLLYLCGYGQMPDELIDAQWENGRVFVTNADTIARPLRLGRDEALTLMVGLRALASVPGLGERDAIERAMAKLEEATGASAEAASRVEVAISEGVEADLLADARRAVEGHRRIHLHYLVPSRDESTERDVDPMRVVNLDARWYLEGWCHRAQDTRLFRMDRIESLEVLDVDGTPPEQAQLRDLDAGTFTPRPDDTLVTLHLARGAAWVADYYPVETVEPGPEGSLTVTLRTADTLWLRRLVLRLGGHATVVAPAELAQAVTSGATAALAAYGIEAAAPGTDG is encoded by the coding sequence ATGAGCGCGCCCGAGACCGCGACCGCCCGCCTGACCCGGCTGCTGACCATGGTGCCCTGGCTGGTGAACCGCCAGGGCATCGACACCGAACAGGCAGCCGCCGAGCTCGGGATCACCGTCGAGCAGCTCGACGCCGACCTGCGCCTGCTCTACCTGTGCGGGTACGGCCAGATGCCCGACGAGCTCATCGACGCGCAGTGGGAGAACGGCCGGGTCTTCGTGACGAACGCCGACACCATCGCCCGCCCGCTGCGCCTCGGTCGCGACGAGGCACTCACCCTCATGGTGGGCCTGCGCGCCCTCGCCTCGGTCCCGGGACTGGGGGAGCGCGACGCCATCGAGCGGGCCATGGCCAAGCTCGAGGAGGCGACCGGCGCCAGCGCCGAGGCGGCCTCGCGGGTCGAGGTCGCCATCAGCGAGGGGGTCGAGGCAGACCTGCTCGCCGACGCCCGCCGAGCGGTCGAGGGCCACCGCCGGATCCACCTGCACTACCTCGTGCCGAGCCGCGACGAGTCCACCGAGCGCGACGTCGACCCCATGCGCGTGGTCAACCTCGACGCCCGGTGGTACCTCGAGGGCTGGTGCCACCGCGCCCAGGACACCCGGCTCTTCCGGATGGACCGCATCGAGTCCCTCGAGGTCCTCGACGTCGACGGGACGCCCCCGGAGCAGGCCCAGCTGCGCGACCTCGACGCCGGCACCTTCACCCCGCGACCCGACGACACCCTCGTCACGCTGCACCTCGCGCGGGGCGCCGCGTGGGTCGCCGACTACTACCCCGTCGAGACGGTCGAGCCGGGACCGGAGGGGTCCCTCACGGTCACGCTGCGCACTGCCGACACCCTGTGGCTGCGTCGCCTGGTGCTGCGCCTCGGTGGGCACGCCACCGTGGTGGCACCGGCCGAGCTCGCGCAGGCGGTGACCAGCGGGGCCACCGCTGCCCTCGCGGCATACGGCATCGAAGCCGCCGCTCCCGGGACGGACGGGTAG
- a CDS encoding MFS transporter → MTHPASPPSQRSTVGADDTDTPDPRRWKALAVCLVAGFMTLLDVSIVNVALPSIEQGLSASSSDLQWVVSGYALTFGLVLVPAGRLGDATGRRRMFVAGVVVFGVASLLCGLATSSALLVAARLLQGIGGGLLNPQVSGLIQTLFRGSERARAFGMLGATIGISTAVGPIAGGVILSLLGADAGWRWIFFVNLPVAVAAVVLALRWIPAAEAREGARRRQDLDPVGVLLLGAGVLALLLPLVESGRGAASAAVPGWVAAVGAALLAVFVLWERRYTARGHTPLVDLRLFRLPGYASGAIVATVYFSGFTGIFFVLTIYLQQGLGYSALLAGLAVTPFAAGSAVMSAVGGRLVPRFGRSLVTWGLVLVVVGLVATDVVLSTVEGPRTGWYAALPLLLAGLGSGMVISPNITLTLADVPVERAGTAGGVLQTGQRIGTAAGIALVGTVFFAAAKDGGASGAALSLRVATGLVVLSLVASLADVWLRRRANGEVAA, encoded by the coding sequence GTGACCCACCCCGCCTCCCCACCGTCGCAGCGCAGCACCGTCGGCGCCGACGACACCGACACCCCGGACCCCCGACGCTGGAAGGCGCTGGCCGTCTGCCTCGTGGCCGGGTTCATGACCCTGCTCGACGTGAGCATCGTCAACGTCGCCCTGCCGAGCATCGAGCAGGGGCTGTCCGCCTCGTCGAGCGACCTGCAGTGGGTGGTGTCGGGGTATGCCCTGACGTTCGGGCTGGTGCTCGTGCCCGCGGGGCGTCTCGGTGACGCGACCGGTCGACGGCGGATGTTCGTCGCCGGGGTCGTCGTGTTCGGTGTCGCCAGCCTCCTGTGCGGGCTCGCGACGAGCAGCGCCCTGCTAGTCGCCGCGCGCCTGCTCCAGGGCATCGGCGGCGGCCTGCTCAACCCGCAGGTGTCGGGGCTCATCCAGACGTTGTTCCGGGGTTCCGAGCGCGCGCGGGCGTTCGGCATGCTCGGGGCGACGATCGGCATCTCCACCGCCGTCGGCCCCATCGCCGGAGGCGTCATCCTCAGCCTGCTCGGGGCCGACGCGGGCTGGCGCTGGATCTTCTTCGTCAACCTGCCCGTCGCCGTGGCCGCCGTCGTCCTCGCCCTGCGATGGATCCCGGCCGCCGAGGCGCGCGAAGGTGCCCGCAGGCGCCAGGACCTCGACCCCGTGGGCGTCCTCCTGCTCGGTGCCGGGGTCCTCGCCCTGCTGCTGCCCCTGGTCGAGAGCGGCCGTGGCGCCGCCTCAGCGGCCGTGCCCGGGTGGGTGGCTGCCGTGGGTGCCGCCCTGCTCGCGGTGTTCGTGCTGTGGGAGCGCCGGTACACCGCGCGCGGCCACACCCCGCTCGTGGACCTGCGCCTGTTCCGCCTGCCGGGCTACGCCTCCGGCGCCATCGTGGCGACCGTCTACTTCTCCGGCTTCACCGGGATCTTCTTCGTCCTGACGATCTACCTCCAGCAGGGACTGGGGTACTCCGCCCTGCTGGCCGGCCTGGCCGTCACCCCGTTCGCCGCCGGGTCCGCGGTCATGTCGGCGGTGGGTGGGCGCCTGGTGCCCCGGTTCGGGCGTTCGCTCGTCACGTGGGGACTGGTCCTCGTCGTGGTGGGCCTGGTCGCGACCGATGTCGTCCTGTCCACCGTGGAGGGCCCTCGCACCGGGTGGTATGCCGCGCTGCCGCTGCTGCTCGCCGGCCTGGGCAGCGGGATGGTGATCTCCCCGAACATCACCCTCACCCTCGCGGACGTGCCGGTCGAGCGGGCGGGGACCGCCGGTGGCGTGCTGCAGACCGGTCAGCGCATCGGCACCGCCGCCGGCATCGCGCTGGTCGGGACGGTGTTCTTCGCCGCGGCGAAGGACGGTGGGGCGTCAGGCGCGGCGCTGTCGCTGCGGGTCGCCACAGGTCTGGTCGTGCTGTCGCTGGTGGCCAGCCTCGCCGACGTCTGGCTCCGTCGCCGGGCGAACGGCGAGGTGGCCGCGTAG
- a CDS encoding helix-turn-helix transcriptional regulator, translated as MSSPTGPAAKTERLLNLVLCLLYTRRPLPKSKIRDIVPQYGDAASDEAFDRMFERDKDELRELGIPLVTAEIGGVWDDEVGYRIDQREYALPDIEFEPDELAVLGLASRTWAHASLAGPAAQALRKLKAAGIERDGDSLIGIEPRLGTSEPAFEPVKNAVVGQQTISFGYRTGGQGEVNTRTVQPWGLASWHGRWYLTGFDLDREAPRVFRLSRIDGAVSVVRRAEPYVVPADHRAQEMIRTTVGEQAPRSAVLRVRDGRGQSLRRRGTPTTDLGTETALAEATSEAAPADRGEWTTLAVPFTDPYAFADEVSGYGADVVVDAPTEVRDLVVERLKGAVAAHAATGGTA; from the coding sequence GTGAGTTCACCCACCGGCCCGGCGGCCAAGACCGAGCGCCTGCTCAACCTCGTGCTCTGCCTGCTCTACACCCGTCGGCCGCTGCCGAAGTCCAAGATCCGCGACATCGTGCCGCAGTACGGCGACGCCGCCAGCGACGAGGCCTTCGACCGGATGTTCGAGCGCGACAAGGACGAGCTGCGCGAGCTCGGCATCCCGCTCGTCACCGCCGAGATCGGCGGCGTGTGGGACGACGAGGTGGGCTACCGCATCGACCAGCGCGAGTACGCCCTGCCGGACATCGAGTTCGAGCCCGACGAGCTCGCCGTCCTCGGCCTCGCCAGCCGCACGTGGGCGCACGCCTCGCTCGCCGGACCGGCCGCCCAGGCGCTGCGCAAGCTCAAGGCCGCCGGCATCGAGCGCGACGGCGACTCCCTCATCGGGATCGAGCCGCGGCTCGGCACGAGCGAGCCGGCCTTCGAGCCGGTGAAGAACGCCGTCGTCGGCCAGCAGACGATCTCCTTCGGCTACCGCACCGGCGGCCAGGGCGAGGTCAACACCCGCACCGTGCAGCCGTGGGGCCTCGCCTCGTGGCACGGGCGCTGGTACCTCACCGGCTTCGACCTCGACCGCGAGGCACCGCGCGTCTTCCGCCTCTCGCGCATCGACGGAGCCGTGTCCGTCGTCCGCAGGGCCGAGCCCTACGTCGTGCCGGCCGACCACCGGGCGCAGGAGATGATCCGCACCACCGTGGGCGAGCAGGCGCCCCGCAGCGCGGTCCTGCGCGTCCGCGACGGGCGCGGCCAGTCGCTGCGCCGTCGGGGGACGCCCACCACCGACCTCGGGACCGAGACAGCGCTCGCCGAGGCCACCTCCGAGGCCGCCCCTGCTGACCGGGGGGAGTGGACCACCCTCGCCGTCCCCTTCACCGATCCCTACGCCTTCGCCGACGAGGTGAGCGGGTACGGCGCGGACGTCGTGGTCGACGCCCCCACCGAGGTGCGCGACCTCGTCGTCGAACGGCTGAAGGGTGCGGTCGCCGCCCACGCCGCCACGGGAGGCACCGCATGA
- a CDS encoding DUF3866 family protein, translated as MMQWREGTVQQVRGRWPGAVEYAVQLAGGDGDVVRALAYTALVGEPEVGDRVLLNASALLRGLGTGGLAFVVAVPERLPADPPSGQGHIVKARYTPQQQMFMAVDEQDSPHHAALTSGAADAGDLLGMPVVVADLHSALPAVLAGLLAERPDARVVYLMTDGGALPIAFSRAVAGLLEAGWLHGTVTVGQAYGGEHEAVTLHSGLLAARHVLGADVAVVIQGPGNVGTGTTWGYTGVAAGEALNAASTLHGRGVAALRVSEADARERHRGISHHSRTAYGRICLVPAALVATHPTGELGELVLRQAQELAAGATGTLTVEQVEEDGLDAALRGSPVRLSTMGRGLDEDRAAFLYSAAAGRYAARLLEGAAG; from the coding sequence GTGATGCAGTGGCGCGAGGGCACGGTCCAGCAGGTGCGCGGCCGGTGGCCGGGCGCCGTCGAGTATGCGGTGCAGCTGGCCGGCGGCGACGGTGACGTCGTGCGCGCCCTGGCCTACACGGCCCTCGTCGGCGAGCCCGAGGTCGGGGACCGGGTCCTGCTCAACGCGTCGGCGCTGCTGCGCGGACTGGGCACCGGCGGGCTGGCCTTCGTCGTCGCCGTCCCCGAGCGGCTGCCTGCCGACCCGCCCTCGGGGCAGGGCCACATCGTCAAGGCGCGGTACACGCCGCAGCAGCAGATGTTCATGGCCGTCGACGAGCAGGACAGCCCCCACCACGCGGCGCTGACCTCGGGCGCGGCCGACGCCGGCGACCTGCTCGGGATGCCGGTCGTCGTCGCCGACCTCCACTCCGCCCTTCCGGCCGTCCTCGCCGGGCTGCTCGCCGAGCGCCCGGACGCCCGCGTGGTCTACCTCATGACCGACGGCGGGGCGCTGCCGATCGCCTTCTCGCGGGCGGTCGCCGGCCTGCTCGAGGCGGGCTGGTTGCACGGCACCGTGACGGTGGGACAGGCGTACGGCGGTGAGCACGAGGCCGTCACCCTGCACTCCGGCCTGCTGGCCGCCCGGCACGTCCTGGGTGCCGACGTCGCGGTCGTCATCCAGGGGCCGGGCAACGTCGGCACCGGCACGACGTGGGGCTACACCGGTGTCGCCGCCGGAGAGGCCCTCAACGCCGCGTCCACCCTGCACGGTCGTGGGGTCGCGGCCCTGCGCGTCTCGGAGGCCGATGCCCGCGAGCGGCACCGCGGCATCTCCCACCACAGCCGCACGGCCTACGGACGCATCTGCCTGGTCCCGGCGGCCCTGGTCGCCACCCACCCGACCGGGGAGCTGGGCGAGCTGGTCCTGCGACAGGCCCAGGAGCTGGCCGCCGGGGCGACCGGCACGCTGACCGTCGAGCAGGTCGAGGAGGACGGGCTGGACGCGGCGCTGCGCGGCAGCCCCGTGCGGCTGTCGACGATGGGCCGCGGCCTGGACGAGGACCGTGCCGCCTTCCTCTACAGCGCAGCAGCCGGGCGGTATGCCGCCCGGCTGCTGGAAGGTGCTGCCGGCTGA
- a CDS encoding DEAD/DEAH box helicase, which produces MSTPAERFAASAARSPARNPQLEAFTASLEFPLDDFQEQACRAVEAGKGVLVAAPTGAGKTIVGEFAVHLALATGRKAFYTTPIKALSNQKYADLVRRHGAANVGLLTGDSSINGEAPVVVMTTEVLRNMMYAGSTTLRGLGFVVMDEVHYLADRFRGAVWEEVIIHLAEDVQVVSLSATVSNAEEFGAWLATVRGNHEVIVSEHRPVPLWQHVMVGQGVYDLFVDELAAPTTGADATRVNPELLQAIRTTEQRGRWDDSGHRGGGRGGRLPHRGRGAPRGPGGGPGGRGMARGGAGGGPAGGGRPGGGATRSEVVARLDREGLLPAITFIFSRVGCEGAVQQLLRDGVHLIPEAEGDRIRRTVEERIQGLAEEDLGVLGYWDFVEGLSRGFAAHHAGMLPTFREIVEELFTAGRIRAVFATETLALGINMPARTVVLEKLVKFNGETHADITPAEYTQLTGRAGRRGIDIEGHALVLWNRGLDPLSVAGLASTRTYPLRSSFRPTYNMAVNLVAQVGRETAREILETSFAQFQADRAVVGIARAVRRNEEGLEGYSEGMACHLGDFSEYAAIRHEIARLEKDGAKARSASRRAEAAVSLEALRIGDVIKVPSGRNAGYAVVVQPSKSYRGEAPAPTVVTEDKQLRKLTTVDVPEPVEAIAHVKVPPHFNAKSPKARRDLATSLRIAVPHDPPPKRRAESQPGEDEKVAELRRQLKAHPCHQCPDREDHARWAERWWRLKRETVGLQRKVEGRTNSVARTFDRICELLTEMGYLAEGGTAVTPQGENLRRLYTEKDLLAAECLRLGVWKRLDPAGLAAIVSVLVHEPRRDESDPSPRMPGDDVAEAVTEMNRLWSVLEDRERDLGLPLTGDPDAGMAWMMHRWASGQKLDYVLRGQDMAAGDFVRRCKQVVDLLGQISDAAPEPQLRATARKAIDAVMRGVVAADRLD; this is translated from the coding sequence ATGTCGACCCCTGCCGAGCGGTTCGCTGCCTCCGCCGCGCGATCGCCCGCCCGCAACCCCCAGCTCGAGGCCTTCACGGCGTCGCTGGAGTTCCCGCTCGACGACTTCCAGGAGCAGGCCTGCCGTGCCGTGGAGGCCGGCAAGGGCGTCCTCGTCGCCGCGCCGACGGGGGCGGGCAAGACGATCGTCGGCGAGTTCGCGGTCCACCTGGCCCTGGCCACCGGCCGCAAGGCGTTCTACACGACGCCCATCAAGGCCCTGTCCAACCAGAAGTACGCCGACCTCGTCCGTCGCCACGGCGCCGCCAACGTCGGCCTGCTCACCGGCGACTCCTCGATCAACGGCGAGGCGCCCGTCGTCGTCATGACGACCGAGGTGCTGCGCAACATGATGTACGCCGGGTCGACCACCCTGCGCGGGCTCGGGTTCGTCGTCATGGACGAGGTGCACTACCTCGCCGACCGCTTCCGCGGCGCCGTCTGGGAAGAGGTCATCATCCACCTCGCCGAGGACGTCCAGGTGGTGTCCCTCTCCGCGACGGTGAGCAACGCCGAGGAGTTCGGGGCCTGGCTCGCCACGGTCCGCGGCAACCACGAGGTCATCGTCTCCGAGCACCGCCCGGTCCCGCTGTGGCAGCACGTCATGGTCGGCCAGGGCGTCTACGACCTGTTCGTCGACGAGCTGGCCGCCCCGACCACCGGCGCCGACGCCACGCGGGTGAATCCCGAGCTGCTCCAGGCCATCCGCACGACCGAGCAGCGTGGCCGCTGGGACGACTCGGGCCACCGCGGCGGCGGTCGTGGTGGTCGGCTCCCGCACCGGGGGCGCGGCGCCCCCCGCGGTCCCGGGGGTGGTCCCGGAGGACGAGGTATGGCGCGAGGCGGCGCCGGTGGCGGGCCCGCCGGTGGTGGGCGGCCCGGCGGGGGAGCGACCCGTTCGGAGGTCGTCGCCAGGCTCGACCGCGAGGGGCTCCTGCCGGCGATCACCTTCATCTTCAGCCGGGTCGGCTGCGAGGGTGCGGTCCAGCAGCTCCTGCGCGATGGCGTCCACCTCATCCCCGAGGCCGAGGGCGACCGCATCCGCCGCACGGTCGAGGAGCGGATCCAGGGCCTTGCCGAGGAGGATCTCGGGGTGCTGGGCTACTGGGACTTCGTCGAGGGCCTGTCCCGGGGCTTCGCCGCCCACCACGCCGGCATGCTGCCGACCTTCCGGGAGATCGTCGAGGAGCTGTTCACCGCCGGCCGGATCCGCGCGGTGTTCGCCACCGAGACCCTGGCCCTGGGCATCAACATGCCGGCCCGCACCGTCGTGCTCGAGAAGCTCGTGAAGTTCAACGGCGAGACGCACGCCGACATCACCCCGGCCGAGTACACCCAGCTGACCGGCCGCGCCGGTCGGCGCGGCATCGACATCGAGGGCCACGCCCTCGTCCTGTGGAACCGCGGCCTGGACCCGCTGTCCGTCGCGGGCCTGGCGTCGACACGCACCTACCCGCTGCGCTCGAGCTTCCGGCCGACCTACAACATGGCGGTCAACCTCGTCGCCCAGGTCGGTCGCGAGACGGCCCGCGAGATCCTCGAGACCTCCTTCGCGCAGTTCCAGGCCGACCGGGCCGTCGTCGGGATCGCGCGCGCCGTGCGGCGCAACGAGGAGGGCCTGGAGGGCTACTCCGAGGGGATGGCCTGCCACCTCGGCGACTTCAGCGAGTACGCCGCCATCCGCCACGAGATCGCCCGGCTCGAGAAGGACGGCGCCAAGGCGCGTTCGGCGAGCAGGCGCGCCGAGGCTGCGGTCTCGCTCGAGGCCCTGCGCATCGGCGACGTCATCAAGGTGCCGTCGGGGCGCAACGCCGGCTACGCGGTCGTCGTCCAGCCCTCGAAGTCCTACCGCGGCGAGGCGCCGGCACCGACCGTGGTCACCGAGGACAAGCAGCTGCGCAAGCTCACCACCGTCGACGTGCCCGAGCCGGTGGAGGCGATCGCCCACGTCAAGGTGCCGCCGCACTTCAACGCCAAGAGCCCCAAGGCACGGCGCGACCTGGCCACGTCGCTGCGCATCGCCGTCCCGCACGACCCGCCGCCGAAGCGGCGCGCGGAGTCGCAGCCGGGCGAGGACGAGAAGGTCGCCGAGCTGCGCCGCCAGCTCAAGGCGCACCCGTGCCACCAGTGTCCCGACCGCGAGGACCACGCGCGCTGGGCCGAGCGGTGGTGGCGGCTCAAGCGGGAGACTGTGGGCCTGCAACGCAAGGTCGAGGGCCGCACCAACTCGGTGGCACGCACCTTCGACCGGATCTGCGAGCTCCTCACCGAGATGGGCTACCTCGCGGAGGGCGGCACGGCCGTCACGCCCCAGGGCGAGAACCTGCGACGCCTCTACACCGAGAAGGACCTGCTCGCCGCCGAGTGCCTGCGCCTCGGCGTCTGGAAGCGTCTCGACCCGGCAGGTCTGGCCGCCATCGTCTCGGTCCTCGTCCACGAGCCCCGTCGCGACGAGTCCGACCCGTCTCCGCGCATGCCCGGTGACGACGTCGCCGAGGCGGTCACCGAGATGAACCGGCTCTGGTCGGTGCTCGAGGACCGTGAGCGCGACCTCGGTCTGCCCCTCACCGGCGACCCCGACGCCGGGATGGCCTGGATGATGCACCGCTGGGCCTCGGGCCAGAAGCTCGACTACGTCCTGCGCGGGCAGGACATGGCCGCGGGTGACTTCGTCCGCCGGTGCAAGCAGGTCGTCGACCTGCTGGGCCAGATCTCCGACGCCGCGCCGGAGCCGCAGCTGCGCGCCACCGCCCGCAAGGCGATCGACGCGGTGATGCGCGGTGTCGTGGCGGCGGACCGGCTCGACTGA
- the tatA gene encoding Sec-independent protein translocase subunit TatA produces the protein MLRNIGAPEIIIIAVLLILILGWKRLPDAARSLGRSMRVFKSEVNEMKNDGKSSASSETVPGETVRDTNAPGAAGTTSGTTPGTTGTSAIREDNSPRTDNSTGL, from the coding sequence ATGCTTCGCAACATCGGTGCACCCGAGATCATCATCATCGCGGTGCTGCTCATCCTCATCCTGGGGTGGAAGCGCCTTCCCGACGCCGCCCGCAGCCTCGGCCGCTCGATGCGTGTCTTCAAGTCCGAGGTCAACGAGATGAAGAACGACGGCAAGAGCTCCGCGAGCAGCGAGACCGTCCCCGGCGAGACCGTGCGCGACACCAACGCGCCCGGTGCAGCCGGCACCACCTCGGGGACCACCCCCGGCACGACCGGCACGTCGGCCATCCGCGAGGACAACAGCCCGCGCACCGACAACTCCACCGGTCTCTGA
- a CDS encoding FKBP-type peptidyl-prolyl cis-trans isomerase: MGFDPKTTKPEIDFPGDAAPTELVIEDITEGDGQEAGAGDTISAHYVGVAHSTGEEFDASWNRGAPLDFRLGVGQVIRGWDEGIVGMKVGGRRKLVIPAHLAYGDRGAGGAIKPGETLIFVVDLVDVR, encoded by the coding sequence ATGGGTTTCGACCCCAAGACCACCAAGCCCGAGATCGACTTCCCCGGCGACGCGGCTCCCACCGAGCTCGTCATCGAGGACATCACCGAGGGTGACGGCCAGGAGGCCGGCGCCGGCGACACCATCTCGGCCCACTACGTCGGCGTGGCCCACTCCACCGGCGAGGAGTTCGACGCCTCGTGGAACCGCGGCGCGCCCCTGGACTTCCGCCTCGGCGTGGGCCAGGTCATCCGCGGCTGGGACGAGGGCATCGTCGGCATGAAGGTCGGCGGACGCCGCAAGCTCGTCATCCCCGCGCACCTCGCGTACGGCGACCGCGGTGCGGGCGGCGCGATCAAGCCCGGCGAGACCCTGATCTTCGTGGTCGACCTCGTGGACGTCCGCTGA